The DNA window TGGACTTATCGTTTTGAATAATGATTAAGCATATAGCTACATCGTAGATGTGAGCTGGACAATAGATAAAGGAGATCAGGGATGAATACCTTGATCTCCTTTTTTTGTATTCATGTAACAATGGAGATACATAGTTTAGTGTCAAATATGATTATGATATAGTTTAAGTAAGCTTGTCATAGGAGGAATGTGAAATGAAATACCGTAGATTAGGTGGCAGTGGTCTGAAGGTTAGTGAAATAAGTTTGGGAAGTTGGCTTACATATGGTGGTTACGTTGAGCGTGAGAATGCAGTTGGTGCGATCAAAACGGCATATGATCTCGGCATTAACTTTTTTGATACGGCAAATGTCTATGAACAAGGTGCTGCAGAGGTTCTCGTAGGGGAGACTTTGAAAGCTTATCCACGTGAATCTTACGTGCTAGCAACAAAAGTATTTGGCAAGATGGGCGAAGGCCCAAATGATCGTGGTCTGTCACGTAAACATATCATCGAACAAGCAAATGCTAGCCTAAAGAGACTTGGTCATGACTACGTGGATATATACTATTGTCACCGTCCAGACCCTGAAACTCCGCTAGAAGAAACGTTACGAGCACTCGATGATCTTGTTCGTCAGGGAAAAGTGTTGTATGTAGGCGTTAGCGAGTGGCAACCATCGCAGATTGCAGAGGCACTTCGCGTAGCAGATCGTTATCTGTTAGACCGGATTGTCGTGAACCAACCGATCTACAATATGTTCAATCGTTATATCGAGAAGGAAGTTATACCACTTTGTGAGCGTTCTGGTATTGGGCAAGTTGTATTCTCGCCGCTAGCGCAGGGATTATTGACAGGTAAATATTCATCCGTTACTGATGTTCCTGACGGAAGTCGTGCCGCGAAGCTAGATTGGATGCGTAAAGACATTACGGAAGAGAAAATTGCCAAGGTCCAAGAGCTTGAGAAGATCGCGAAGGATCTCGATATTTCTGTAGGTAATCTGGCACTCGCATGGATTCTGCGGAAAACCAATGTCTCAAGTGCGCTGATCGGCGCTAGCCGCCCAGCACAAGTTGCGGAGAATGCTAAAGCTTCTGACATCGAACTTAGTGAAGAAATTATTACTCAAATCGAAGGGGTTTTGCAATAATATAAGTATATTGCGACTATCATAGAAGAAGTGACACTGGAGAAGATATGTTATCATCGGTGTCACTTCTTTTTTGGCTATGGCAAAACTTTGAAAACGGAAAAATGTTGAGTATCAAACAGATCAGAAATTCTGCTGGTTGCATAAAATTAGAAGTTGCGAGGAATTTAGATATGAATACCAAAGCAAATACTTTCATGAAGGTTTTGCTTACCTGTATTTATGTGATTGGAGTTGCCTGTGTAATATATTACAGCTTTATGTATATACAACATTCTACTGAAATTCAGAATCCTGAAGCAATGCTACCTATGATGCAATATGAAACAGGAGCATGGATAATGATGCTGGGGATGCCATTTATGATTGCTTCATGTATATCAATGATATGGATATTCAAGCTAAAAAAAACGTTAGGCAGATTGTGGCTTTTATTACCTGCATTGATTGAAATAGTAGTGATTGCAAGCTACTGGATACTTGAACGTTGATGGAAGGGAATTTTGGTTTATTGAGAGATATAAAAATCTTTCCTATAAAAATGTTAGTTATCAATTTTTGGTTATGACATAGTCTTATACTTTGCGAGGTGCCTATGAATAGAAAAAGATTACTATTGAGCATTTTGGGGTTTGGCTGTGCTTGTGCAGTAATTTTAGGGATTCTGTTATACAACGGAGTAATATGGTTTAATCAACCTTCGTCACAAAAGTACCCCGTCAGAGGAATTGATGTTTCAGCTTATCAAGGTACGATTGATTGGGATGTTGTGTCCCAGCAAGAAATAGATTTTGCTTTTATCAAGGCAACTGAGGGCAGCAGTTCTCAAGACGAAAGGTTTAATTACAACTGGGAAAAGGCAAACCAGACCCCTCTTAAAATTGGTGCATATCATTTTTTCAGCTATGACAGTTCGGGGGCTACTCAAGCTGATAATTTTATCCAAACGGTGGGGAATTCAGCTGTGGCATTGCCTCCAGTGATAGATATTGAATTTTACGGGGACAAGGAAAAAAATCCACCAAGCAAGAAAGCGACCATTCAGATTTTAGATGAGCTGTTGAATAAACTGGAGCATTATTATGGACGGAAGCCAATCATTTATGCAACACATAAATCGTATGATTTATATTTAAAAGGTACGTATACCGACTACCCGATCTGGATTCGCGATGTGTTGAAAACTCCAACATTACCTGATAAAACGCCTTGGACTTTTTGGCAATATTCATCACGAGAGAAATTAGAAGGTTATGAAGGACAGGAAAAATTCATTGATATGAATGTGTTTCATGGAACGGAAAGTGAGTTTGAGTATTTTGTTAACCCCACAAACTGAAGGTTATTTGAGCTAATTGCCGTTCATGCACACTGTCGAAATATTGCTATCCTATTCAGGAACACTACTATATAAATAAAGATTATCTTATACTGTGCATATGAGGTGATCAAAATGGATCAAAAGTTATTTGACCTTGTATATGAAGCTGTTGTTAATCGGGAATCGACCTATGAAGGCGTATATTATACGGGAGTAAAGACTACAAAGATCGTCTGTCGGCCGACATGCCGTGCCAGAACGCCTAAATCAACCAATGTGACGTTTTATCGTACGTTAGAAGATGCGCTTCAAGCGGGCTTTCGACCATGTAAACGATGTAAGCCAGAAGCAAACGGAGCGCTTGGACCGGATGCGGCTTTGGCCGCTCAGGTGGATGATCTGATTGAGCTGCAATATAATGAGAAATTGACACTGGATAAGTTGGCGACTGCACTTGTCATTAGCCCCTACCATCTACAACGGACATATAAGCAAGTAAGGGGATATTCACCAGCGGAGAAGACAGAGCGTGTTCGATTACAGCATGCTCAGCAGTTAATATTAGAATCCAATGTCAACATTACGGAGGTCGGAGTGGCTGTGGGCTATAGTAGTCCATCGCATTTCACTTCGTGGTTCGCCCGTAGAACGGGGGTCTCTCCCACAGCCTATCGGAATGGACAAAGAGGAGGAGATTCAGCTGAAACCAAATAAACAATACCGTCAAACCATAATCGGCTTCAACCAGCCGTGGACATTAATAGCAAGTGAACAAGGAATTAGCCAATTGTTATACCCTCCCCATGTGACTACGCTCGCTGGCTTGGATCAAGATTTATCGGAGATGATCGAGGATCGTAGTCTGTTTGATGAATTCGGCATTGTTGACTTGTTGGAGCAGTATTTTGCCGGAATTCCCGTCAGCTTTGACAAGGTTCCTATAGACGTTGTTGGGACACCATTTCAACAAAGCGTATGGAGTGGATTGAGCCAAATCCCTCATGGAGAAACGTGGACGTACAAGCAATTTGCCGAAGCCATTGGGAAGCCGTCTGCGATACGAGCGGTTAGTACGGCGATTGGACGTAATCCTTTGCCCATCGTGTTACCTTGTCATCGGGTCGTTGGTTCTAACGGTACGTTAACAGGATTTAGAGGAGGCCTTCAAATGAAGAAGGACATTCTTGCTTTAGAAGGGATTACCCATATGAAGGTTACGGGACATGAACGTTTCCAGTTTTGAGTTTTGGTCCCGCGAATCACTTGGAATACCGAAAGCCCTGCTTAAACGAGTAGGGCTTTTAATATTTAATTTTAACGAATCACAGCAACGCTATTTGGTTCATTATCCTTGTTCTCACACTCTAACGAATCTTGATGAGCTTATTGACCTCTGATTCCGTGAAAAAATTCAATTATTAACAGATAGTGTTACTCAGATTCGTTACATTTACAAATTGGCTGTTTTCATTGAAATAACGATCATCAGTTTTCATACACCTTATCAAATAAGCTCATCTACTCACCCCTACTTCGAAATAAAAAGAACCGCTTTGATACGACTTGCTCAAACGAGCAGCATCGTATCAAAGCGGCATGTACTTCATACCGATATATTTTCTTTAAATTACCATATTATGATATTCTGATCAAGCCATATTGAACACTTAATCAAGCATGACGGCACAATTTTTAGTTGAGAATAGTTGGTAGCTCCGAGTATTGGGTATTAATATACTAAGCCTAACCAATGAAGGCTTAATATTACTTGGGAGATGAGAACCTATGGACAAGAAGATCGTACTAGAACCTGCAGCGCTACAAATCACCGAGGATACCTCTAAACCACCTTATTTATTCGAGCTTGGACCGGAAAAAGGGCGGGAAACCGTTGACTCTCTTCAATCAGGCGATGTTCATAAGCTTACCGTTGATATTCAGGATTTCGATATTGATGGCGGCCATAATGGACAGGTATCTGTTCGCTTGGTTCGACCGCAGAACTTAACAGGCAAATTGCCGATCATTTTATATATTCATGGTGCTGGCTGGGTATTTGGCAATGCGCATACACATGATCGACTTATTCGGGAGCTAGCCGTTGGAACACAAGCCTGTGTCGTATTTCCCAACTATAGTTTGTCACCAGAAGCGAAGTATCCCACAGCTATCGAGGAAATTTATGCGGTACTGAAGTGGGCTGCAGAAAATGGTCAGGATCATGGACTAGATCCAGCTCGTCTTTATGTAGCAGGAGATAGTGTAGGAGGAAATATGACTGCAGCGATCACATTGCTTGCTAAGGAGCGCAAAGGACCATCGATTCATAAACAGTTGTTGTTCTATCCTGTGACAGATGCTGCATTTGAGACAGAATCCTATCATGAGTTTGCAACGGGTTATTACTTACGCCGGGACGCCATGCAATGGTTCTGGGATCAATATACGACAGATCCATCTGAAAGATCGCAAATTACGGCATCTCCACTTCGTGCTTCGAAAGATCAGCTTACGGGATTACCTCCTGCACTAGTCATAACTGCAGAAGCTGATGTACTCCGGGATGAAGGGGAGGCTTATGCAAATAAGCTTCGTGAGGCTGGAGTTGAAGTCACCGCAGTACGGTTTCAAGGAACTATTCATGACTTTGTCATGCTCAATGATTTAGCGGATACTGCTGCTACTAAGGGAGCTATTATGTTAGCTAATGCTTGGTTAAAGGAGTAAATTGAGAGTGTGAAAATGTCTAATATAATCTGGGGAAAAGAAAGCAACCTACCTAGGGTTTCATTAGGGGTAGGTTGCTTATTTGTATTGGCTATAAGTTAGACACAGCTAAACACAGGGGTATACAAGTGTTTAGTGGTCTTTTTTGTGCTGACAATATTGCTCACTGCTCGAATATACGATACGATGCATGAAGATAACTTTGCGATGACGACAGATGTCTCAGTACTAGTGATGTAGTAACAGGAAGGAAGATCATTAATTATGACGAAGACGAAGAAGCTATTTTATGATTCCGTCTATTTGACGGAATGGCAAACAAATATAAGCCAAACGATAGAGAGAGAAGACGGGTATTATGTCATTCTGGAAGAGACCGCTTTTTATCCGGAGGGGGGCGGGCAGCCGAGTGATGAAGGTTTTATTAATGGGATTCCTGTGCTAGATGTGATTAATGAAGGAGAAGTAGTGTTACATAAGCTGGCGAGTTTACCTGAAGAGACCAACGCGCAATGTCAGCTCCATTGGACCAGAAGATTCGATCATATGCAGCAGCACAGCGGACAGCATCTACTTTCGGCAGTGTGCCTTGAGCTCTATCATGCTACGACCTTAAGTTTCCATCTGGGAACTGATTATGCCACGATTGATGTAGAGCTGGCAGAACTGACTCCTGATCAACTGACTTGTATCGAAAATGAAGTGAATAGGCATATTTATTTGAACCACAATATCCTTAGTTATTTTGTATCAGGGGAAGAAGTGGCACAGTTACCGCTAGTGAAGCAGCCGACAGTGACTGAGAATATTCGGATTGTTGAAATGAAGGACGTGGAGTATAACGCATGCGGAGGGACGCATGTCTCGTCAACGGGCGAAATCGGTATGATTAAGCTGTTGAAGGCGGAGAAGCAAAAGGGAAATACACGGATTTACTTCAAATGCGGATATCGAGCTTTAGAAGAATTTAATGATAGTCAGCGTATTTTAAACGTATTGTCCGTCAAATTTAATACGGGCAAAGATGAGATTATCGACCGGATAGAGAAGTGGGAGATGGAGCATAAGCAGCTTCAGGCTGAGCTTATAGCGTTGAAAGAGCAGAATGATAGATATGTGGCACAAGAATTGTTATCCAAAAGAGAAGGGAGCCTTCTCGCACACATTTTTGAGGATAAGTCCCTTAAGGATCTACAAAATTTGGCGATTAAGCTAACCGCTGACAACGAGCTTCAGGTGTTATTTGCTACGACTGCGGAGAATAAGATCGTTATGGCGCATAACGGGAGTTTTGATCCATCCTGTGGAGCATTCTTTAAAGCCAACTTAGGGGCATACAATGGAAAAGGTGGAGGTAGCGATAAGATGGCGCAGGCGGGATTCCCGACTTGGGAGGATGCTTCTGCTTTCTACGAATTTTCCAGAAAATCGCTGCAATAACGATTTGAAAAAGATGAGATGAAACACACATATAGATGTGCTTACAGGCTGTCGAGATTTTCTCGGCGGCCTGTTGTCGTCGGGCTCTCGTACTACCGTAGTCTCACGAAAAAGTAAAAATAGTTTCAAATCACTCATTTCTATTGCTTATGAGTTGACCTCGTTTTTTCTACAATGGGATTATAATTACACCTTTGAGGAGGAAAAGCATGAAACGGGGAAAAAAACTGACTCATTTGAGCATGGGAGTTAAAGAGCAAGTAGCAGGCTATTTGTTTGTTGCGCCTTTAATGATCGGACTCATTGTTCTTACATTAATTCCTGTTGTAGGATCACTATTGCTTAGTTTCACGAATTGGAACTTCGTAGCCGGAATGGGTGCCATTAAATTCGCGGGGTTTAGTAACTTTGTACGATTATTTCATGATGATGTATTTATGAAAAGCTTGTTAAATAATTTGATTTTTATTATTACAGTACCGATTACATTGATCGTAGCGCTAATTTTATCGATTTTAATAGACAAGCATATTTATTTTAAGGATTTCTTTAAAGTGATTTATTTTTTACCTTACATTTCAAGTGTTGTAGCCATAGCCATGGTGTGGCAGGTTCTCTTTCACCCTTCGCTTGGGCCAGTTAATAATTTCTTGATGTCGATCGGATTTGATAATCCACCGAAATGGCTTGCTGATATTGATTATGCGTTACCTTCGCTCATGATGATTCAAGTTTGGATTTTGTTAGGGTATAACATCATTATCTTTATCGCAGGGTTGCAAAGCATCCCCAAAGATTTGTATGAAGCTGCTGACATCGACGGTGCAAATACTTGGGTGAAATTCCGCAATATTACCGTTCCTTGTATTTCTCCTACTACTTTTTTCTTACTTGTAACAGGGATCATTGGTACATTCAAGATTTTCGACTTGATTCAAGTCTTAACACAAGGTGGTCCGGCAAATTCGACAACCGTTATCGTGTACGAGTTGTATGATACCGCATTTAATCAACTGAAAACGGGATATGCCTCCAGTATGGCGCTCATTCTGTTCCTTATCTGTCTGATTATTACTGGCCTACAAATGCTAGCACAAAAAAAATGGGTGAACTACTAAGTTCATTTAGGAGAGGAGCAGCAGGAAATGAGAACCTTGAAATTATCAAAAGTACTATGGACCATCGTCATGGCGCTACTTGGAATTGTGTTTATCCTTCCATTTTTCTGGATGATGTCCACATCGTTCAAGTTTGAAACGGACGTATTTAATTTCCCGATTGAATGGATTCCAAGAAAATGGAATGCCCTCGAGAACTATAAACAAGTATGGTCAGGAGATTTCGCACAATATTATCTAAACTCTATTTACATAACAATTACCACGACTGTAATCAACGTATTTGTCTGTGCATTAGCTGCATTTGGCTTTTCTAAATTACGGTTTCGAGGCAGAGATACCATGTTTTTACTTGTCCTTGCTTTGTACATGGTTCCACCGCAAGCATCGCTTGTTCCTCAATTCTTATTGTTTAATTGGATGCACCTCATAGATACACGCACAGGGTTGATTTTGATCAACAGCTTTAGTATTATAGGAGCCTTTATGCTTCGGCAATTTTTTATGGGGGTAAACAACGAGTTTCTAGAGTCGGGCAGAATGGATGGAGCTGGTCATTTTCGGTCCTTCTTTCAAATTGCACTCCCGCTCATTCGTCCAGGCATCGCGACTTATGCGATCTTACGTTTTATTTGGACCTGGAACGACTATCAATATCCACTTATTTTCTTGAAGTCGAAAGAGCTATTTACCATTCAGCTAGGAATCCGGTTATTCGGTGACCAATATGGTGATGTGTACTCTCTCATGATGGCGGGTGCTGTATCAGCTATCTTGCCGCTATTGATCATTTTTGCGATTGGTCAAAAGCAAGTGATCGAGGGGATTTCACTTGGTGGGGTTAAAGGATAAACAAGTCAAAATAGTTTCTCTTCAGTAAAATTTGAGAACTTCGCATAAAAATTCGTCGTGGTAGGATGTGTTTGTAAGCACTTACAGATAGGTGGTACACATTAAGAATTATTTTAGGAGGGTCCACATGAAAAAGAAATTATCAACAACCGTTGTAGGCTTGTCGTTAGCGTTGCTCGTGTCAGCTTGTGGTAGTGGCAATGGCGGTACAAATTCAGCTGCTCCAGAATCTAACCAAGGAAATAAGGGAACAGAGCCAGCTGCGGAGCAAGTTACAGTAAAAATAAGCACTTGGCAAACCGATGCGAAAGCGAAATGGAGTACCATTATTCCCGAGTTTGAAAAGAGTCATCCAAACATCAAAGTGGAACTGGATCTATTGAATGAAAAGGGTGATTCGATTGCATCCATGCAAAAACTAGATTTGATGGCAGCATCGGATGATCAACT is part of the Paenibacillus segetis genome and encodes:
- a CDS encoding aldo/keto reductase family protein, with protein sequence MKYRRLGGSGLKVSEISLGSWLTYGGYVERENAVGAIKTAYDLGINFFDTANVYEQGAAEVLVGETLKAYPRESYVLATKVFGKMGEGPNDRGLSRKHIIEQANASLKRLGHDYVDIYYCHRPDPETPLEETLRALDDLVRQGKVLYVGVSEWQPSQIAEALRVADRYLLDRIVVNQPIYNMFNRYIEKEVIPLCERSGIGQVVFSPLAQGLLTGKYSSVTDVPDGSRAAKLDWMRKDITEEKIAKVQELEKIAKDLDISVGNLALAWILRKTNVSSALIGASRPAQVAENAKASDIELSEEIITQIEGVLQ
- a CDS encoding glycoside hydrolase family 25 protein; amino-acid sequence: MNRKRLLLSILGFGCACAVILGILLYNGVIWFNQPSSQKYPVRGIDVSAYQGTIDWDVVSQQEIDFAFIKATEGSSSQDERFNYNWEKANQTPLKIGAYHFFSYDSSGATQADNFIQTVGNSAVALPPVIDIEFYGDKEKNPPSKKATIQILDELLNKLEHYYGRKPIIYATHKSYDLYLKGTYTDYPIWIRDVLKTPTLPDKTPWTFWQYSSREKLEGYEGQEKFIDMNVFHGTESEFEYFVNPTN
- a CDS encoding bifunctional transcriptional activator/DNA repair enzyme AdaA, with amino-acid sequence MDQKLFDLVYEAVVNRESTYEGVYYTGVKTTKIVCRPTCRARTPKSTNVTFYRTLEDALQAGFRPCKRCKPEANGALGPDAALAAQVDDLIELQYNEKLTLDKLATALVISPYHLQRTYKQVRGYSPAEKTERVRLQHAQQLILESNVNITEVGVAVGYSSPSHFTSWFARRTGVSPTAYRNGQRGGDSAETK
- a CDS encoding methylated-DNA--[protein]-cysteine S-methyltransferase, producing the protein MDKEEEIQLKPNKQYRQTIIGFNQPWTLIASEQGISQLLYPPHVTTLAGLDQDLSEMIEDRSLFDEFGIVDLLEQYFAGIPVSFDKVPIDVVGTPFQQSVWSGLSQIPHGETWTYKQFAEAIGKPSAIRAVSTAIGRNPLPIVLPCHRVVGSNGTLTGFRGGLQMKKDILALEGITHMKVTGHERFQF
- a CDS encoding alpha/beta hydrolase, which gives rise to MDKKIVLEPAALQITEDTSKPPYLFELGPEKGRETVDSLQSGDVHKLTVDIQDFDIDGGHNGQVSVRLVRPQNLTGKLPIILYIHGAGWVFGNAHTHDRLIRELAVGTQACVVFPNYSLSPEAKYPTAIEEIYAVLKWAAENGQDHGLDPARLYVAGDSVGGNMTAAITLLAKERKGPSIHKQLLFYPVTDAAFETESYHEFATGYYLRRDAMQWFWDQYTTDPSERSQITASPLRASKDQLTGLPPALVITAEADVLRDEGEAYANKLREAGVEVTAVRFQGTIHDFVMLNDLADTAATKGAIMLANAWLKE
- a CDS encoding alanyl-tRNA editing protein; this translates as MTKTKKLFYDSVYLTEWQTNISQTIEREDGYYVILEETAFYPEGGGQPSDEGFINGIPVLDVINEGEVVLHKLASLPEETNAQCQLHWTRRFDHMQQHSGQHLLSAVCLELYHATTLSFHLGTDYATIDVELAELTPDQLTCIENEVNRHIYLNHNILSYFVSGEEVAQLPLVKQPTVTENIRIVEMKDVEYNACGGTHVSSTGEIGMIKLLKAEKQKGNTRIYFKCGYRALEEFNDSQRILNVLSVKFNTGKDEIIDRIEKWEMEHKQLQAELIALKEQNDRYVAQELLSKREGSLLAHIFEDKSLKDLQNLAIKLTADNELQVLFATTAENKIVMAHNGSFDPSCGAFFKANLGAYNGKGGGSDKMAQAGFPTWEDASAFYEFSRKSLQ
- a CDS encoding carbohydrate ABC transporter permease, which translates into the protein MKRGKKLTHLSMGVKEQVAGYLFVAPLMIGLIVLTLIPVVGSLLLSFTNWNFVAGMGAIKFAGFSNFVRLFHDDVFMKSLLNNLIFIITVPITLIVALILSILIDKHIYFKDFFKVIYFLPYISSVVAIAMVWQVLFHPSLGPVNNFLMSIGFDNPPKWLADIDYALPSLMMIQVWILLGYNIIIFIAGLQSIPKDLYEAADIDGANTWVKFRNITVPCISPTTFFLLVTGIIGTFKIFDLIQVLTQGGPANSTTVIVYELYDTAFNQLKTGYASSMALILFLICLIITGLQMLAQKKWVNY
- a CDS encoding carbohydrate ABC transporter permease, giving the protein MRTLKLSKVLWTIVMALLGIVFILPFFWMMSTSFKFETDVFNFPIEWIPRKWNALENYKQVWSGDFAQYYLNSIYITITTTVINVFVCALAAFGFSKLRFRGRDTMFLLVLALYMVPPQASLVPQFLLFNWMHLIDTRTGLILINSFSIIGAFMLRQFFMGVNNEFLESGRMDGAGHFRSFFQIALPLIRPGIATYAILRFIWTWNDYQYPLIFLKSKELFTIQLGIRLFGDQYGDVYSLMMAGAVSAILPLLIIFAIGQKQVIEGISLGGVKG